Genomic DNA from Garra rufa chromosome 18, GarRuf1.0, whole genome shotgun sequence:
ttttaaagtatgttaaaataaaaaaacaattttatacattttgcaatattactgttttttcccccctgtatttttaatcaaataaatgcagccttgatgagcagagacttcttttaaagactattacaaatcttactgaccccaaacttttgaacggtagtgtatttaAGTATAAGAATGCTAAAGCGTACTTGTTTTTCACAAGGGAAAGTTTATTCTGCAGTTTTTGCTTTGATgcgtttttacaataatttttttttttcattgtttttaaatcaataattaCGTTTGTTGAAAATTCATTATTGCTGACGTTTCTGTATTTGTGGTTTTACCACTCATACTAAAAGTTCACCAGAGATAGATGGTTCTGCATGCCCAAGGGATAAACAATTAACAATGTCTAATAAATAATTACTAGTCGAGTGCCAATTGTTTAGTGAAAACTAATAATTATTCTACACTCAAATGTACAATGCCACATAGCAGACTGGAAGTTATTACACTTGCTTGCAgctaaattaaacattaataagTCATGATGATTTCAAAACACAACCAAACTATATCCCCCAATGGGTGATATGATTATTCTTACAGTAATTAGTTATGATCTGAAATGTACTGACTGCCttaattgtaagatttaaaatgTTTCACTGTGCTGTATTTAAAATGCATGCAGCAAAATGAAGTTGAGGTAGGCTTCTAGTTCACAAGGATTTGAGACACGCCCCTGTCAAAAACACTTGTGTTTGAGATATTGATTAcaaatgaatgcagctttgccTCAAAGACCTGCTTGAACTTGctaatgaaaaaaatgttttcagatACTGCCAAACATGCACGCAGTTTAGTTGTAAGACTAATTCCATGCTCCTTTTTTGGCATTATAACTAATGCATGTACACAGCGCGCTTACTTGTTGGCGACGAACTGGAGTCATTCTTGACCATCTTCGACTGTCTTCTCTTCACGGTGTTCACCTGCTCCAGGACGCGCTGCTTTCCCGTGTGCTGTTTTTTGTCGGACGGCAGGACCAGAGAGGTGTCGTCCGTCGAGACGGTGCCTAGAGTCGAACGAATCGGTTCGGCAGTCATCGCTGCTCTCAGTGGTTCTGCTTGCACCTTTGGCTAAATCCACAGGCTGTCCTTCGACAACACGAAACTCCAGCGCGGCTGCAGATGGAGTGAAAGTTTGTGTGCACTTTAGTGAGGAGCCACACCTAAGATGACGCCCACTCGATGTGTGGCGCTGCAGACCAATCACAGATCCATTCACTTTTTAAACCTGTTAGGAATTACCTGGcgtttttaaaaattcaaattggattttgtttttgtttggaaCACAGTGATTGAAAAGAACGGATTGAAATTGATTATAGAGTGAAAATAATTACTTATTTCTCTGACTGTTTAGCAAACTTTTTGTTTTAAACGTGGAGGAAAACCTGTatgtgccttgcaaaattattcataccccttcgttttttaccacattttgttatgttgctgccttatgttaaactactttaaatttcctttttcccacatcaatctacactccctactccataatggcaaagcaaaaaatatgtttttaacatttgtgcaaattaaaaaaaaaaaaaaaaaaattatacccttttctgggacactcgaattttatctcaggagcattcatattgcttctagatgttacaacacttcgagtggagtatgatttagaaaggcacacacctctcagaaaaggtctaacagctgaaaatgcacatcagagcaaaaaccaagtcctgaggtcaagataactgcctgtagagctcagcgacagacttgcgttaaggcaatgatctaggaaagagctcagaaaaaaaatctgctgcattgaaggttcacagaagcatgtagccttaattatccataatggaagacgattggaacaactaggactctagaaaatgtctggcagcccccatccaagctgacagagcttgagaggtgaaaaggtgaggcaaagaatggcagataattgccaaatgcagatgtgcaaagcttgtcacatcatacccaaaaagacttgagactgtaaaggtgcttcaaaatttgcacatctggtttttgctttgtcattattatgatgtatggagtgtaaaatgtgtgattttaaagcagtttaacataatgctgcaacaaaaccaaatgtaaaaaacaagaaggggtatgaatgcttttgcaaggcactgtatttgaaTTGGAATGAAAACGCAAAAGTTCTCTCACAAAAGTAAAAAATTGTGTTCTCCTGTtctagtgttgggggtaacacattacaagtaacgcaggttatgtaataatattactttttccaagtaactaaagtaaggcattactttttaattgacaagaaaatatttgagttactttttcaaataaataacgcGAGTTTTTCtcatcatttattgattaaaagctctcctgtccccatgttgagcgAAATTgtaagtaagatgttactttactTCTAGAATAAATGTAATCTCAATCACTAAAAAAGCAGATATagtattcctcaaaattaataaaaactgtaaaattcaattaatgcaaacctgcaataattaaatatgttaaataatacaaatatcctttttttatcccattttattaaccgatgtctttgctgctgacattcgatgatccaattcatccatactaataagcccaaattactcaagatattctaatattttttctagttttcctttttttattgctggatagtttaaaaaaaaaattttactgtacagacgtgaatttacttttctctaagcctgaggcttttagtgtaaaaaggcttttacacttgccaaaaatagaacttttaatatattaaaaatgttagtAACGCAAAAGTAGAAGGTCCATAAAAAGTAAGTAGCGTaataagttacttttttagggagtaactcaatattgtaatgcatacttttaaaagtaactttccccaacactgtcccGCTCCAAATGAGACGCTTTGCGTTCCCTTGCAAAAGTTGCTTTGCATTATCTGGCTTGTGTTCTAAAGACCAACTTTCCATTCCCTCGCAAAAgctaaatatacttttatatatactttttaaatatacTACCCCTCGCAAAAGTCGTGCATTCAAAAGAGACACTTTGCGTTCCCTTGCTGAAAGTCTTGCCTTCACGAGATACTTTGAGTTCCCTCGCAAAAGTGCTGTGTTCAAGTTCCCTTGCAAGTCTTGCATCCAAAAGAGATGCTTTGCATTCTCCCACAAAAGACTTCCACTCTATTCCAAAAGAGAAACTTTGCGTTCCCTATAGCAAAAGTACTGCGTCCAAAAGAGATGCTTTGAATCATTTCAGGCTTGACAGTATACTTTTAATTTTCTCGCAAAAATCTTATTTTCAAGAGATACTTTGAGTCCCCTTGCAAAAATTGTGCATCCCAAAAGTAAACcttgcattctcttgcaaaagtgTTGCATCCAAGTGATACTTTGCGTTCCCTGCAAAAGTCTTGTGTTCCAAAGAAACACTTTGCTTTCCCTCGCAAAACTCTTGCATCCCAaagagaaactttgcattctcccTCAAAGCTTTGTGTTCCAAAGAGATAACTTGTGTTCCCTTGCAAACTTTTTTCTTGCATCTCACTTATCATCACCATATCCCATACTAAAGCCTCACATCACATGCATTACATACatgcacaataaaaaataaaaccaccCTGAAATTACATtgattataatgttacaaagtttACATGCCCTTGATTATATCAGTAATATCATGAGTTGCATAAATGTCTGCTTACATCCTTGTGTGGTAGTTGTCTGAGTCCCAGAATTGTGGTTCAAATATTTCTGTCTATTTATAGAAGCACGTTGGTTATATTCATTAGAGTGTGACATGCAGTTATTGGATAGTGTAATGCTCACATGGTTCAGTGTGGATGATGGGACATCTTTTCTTGCTCAGTCTCTGGCATCACACTTCACTGACAAATCTTGCAGGCACCCACAATCCTAAAACATCTATGCACATCCACTTACCAGAAAGGCACAATATAACTGTATACACACTTCAGTGTGAGTGTATAACAGTGCATATCCGTCCATGACTCACTCTGACGTGTTGCAACTCTATATTATAATTAGACCTTCTTTTACAACCACACCTGGAAATACTATTTTCTCATGTTTTGTTGTGTAACAAAACGGTtaagatgttaattattttgattgAAATATTATTGTTATGGTAATGGTTTCCTAAACTACTTaactgtgattaaaaaaaaaacatacaagaaGCCACAAGTTTTACTTGTATTAATTGCTATTGAAGTCGGATATAGTAGTATTAGACTTGGCATAAAATATCAATGCTTCCCGAaatgctaaaataactaaaaactataacaatattttgttttgcattattttgcaTAGATTCGTGACCTTAtattaaacttaaaatgttgtcGACTGTCCAAGAGGTAAGTGATAAGGTGaggtaacacttttttttttttttagcaaaagtgGTTGCTGCTGTTTGTATCTTCACTGGAATCAGTTTACAATTTCTTTGGAACAAAATGAAAGCTAAAAATAACAATCAGCTTGGTAACCACAGAAAACAAATGTCGGCTTAAAGGCTACAGACTAGTAAAGCTCAGAAATGAAACTATTAATGTTCAATTTACAGAAATGAATTCATCAAACAAATTTCATTTCGTAACAGTGCCTGAGTATTTAtgttttgccatttttttaagtaaaagtgtcacagtctatgggaaaatccaaagttctataccattccaaatagtcaaaGCTGTTCTAATGCATAATTACCCTGatttattgggaacagctgttttaatcaactcaacaggtgaaaaaaaagaagctctctgctgttggtttgtggacagtcatgggtaagacaaaggagctcactgaggacctgcggctgcgcattgtggctgctcacaagtcaggaaaggcctataagaccatatctaaatgttttgaagttccagtggctacagtgcaaagtattataaaaaatacaagacgttccacactgtgaaaaatctcagaggacgtagtcggaagccaaaagtgtcacctgtgctggtcaggaggacagtgagagaggtaaagaagaatccaaggatcaccaccaaggccatcctgatgaatctgggctctgctggtggcaacatctcaaggcagacagtccaacagacactgcacaccgctgggttccacagacgcagaccaaggaggacaccacttctccagataaggcacacaaaagcctgtttggcctttgcaaatgctcatctggacaaagaagaagacttctggtcttctgttttatggtcagacgaaacaaaaatttaattgtttggccacaatgatgtagccttcatttggcgtaaaaaaggagaagccttcaaccctaagaacaccatccccactgtcaaacatgatggtgggaacctaatgttttgggggtgtttttcagccggtggaccagggaacctcatcacagtaaacggcaccatgaaaatacatcaaaattctcaacaacaacatcaggcagtctgcagagaaacttggccttgggcaccagtggacatttcagcacgacaacgacccaaaacacagcaaaagtggtgaagaaatggttagcagacaaaaacattaacgttttccagtggcccagccagagtcctgacttaaatccaattgagaatctgtggagggagctaaagatcagggtgatggcaaggaaaccctccaacctgaaagagttggagctcatcgctaaagatgaatgggcaaaaatactagtggagacatgcaaaaagctggtcagcaattattgATTGCtctaatagccaataaaggcttttgtattgattattgagaagggtatgaataattttggacatgccactttttgttcaaatgtaaataaaagatgagtaatatttttttccacaacgatgcctcttgtacatcgtcttattatcttctgggagaagtctgtgtcatttctaataaaaaaaaataaaataaaagtaactttaagtcagaatttgccaggggtttgAATAAttccgggcttgactgtatgtttgTGCTACTATTTGCCAAATCTAACATCCACACAGAACATCTACTGACCCTTTCACCAGCATTTATGCTCTTGCATTCAAGAGCAAGAGCACCACATTGTGGAAAGAGCGTGAATTATTTAAAACACCCTACAGTAAATATGAAAATGCTTTAGAATAGTGATGTATTTATTCATGATTATGATGAAATGACATTCAAACAGTGTGTATATGCCTAAAATGTGTTCTACTAATACTTCAACaacaaactgttaaaaaaaactgaataaagtcTCTTTCAAGTTacattaaaatatcagtaagcacACCATTCAGAGTGTCTTTACAGGCATAGATAAGCACAGAACTAAATAACTCGCCCTTACGGAAACAAATAGCTTCCCATTCAAGCCTTCAAGATTTTCAGTTCTCCTAAATGCAAAAGAGCAGCAGCTCCGTGATGATTATTGTGTCTTGAGGTAGGTATAGCCTCAGAGCACTGATCTCAGACCAGCTCTTCAAGTTATATCCTAACAGCTATTATGTAACATTGAGGTACAGTAACCTGATCCAGGACCAGCCTCATTCCTCCCGTTTAAAAGGACTCCGTGGCTGGAGCTCTGAAGAACCGTCGGGGGATGATGATCCAGATGGCTGACATTCTGTCAGTTTAGTCTGGAGGTCATTCGAGGTCAGCATCATCTGGTCTTCAGTCTCTTTGAGGACTTTGATGTGTGTGGTGAAGAGCAGGTAGAGCAAAACTCCAGAGAGGAGCAGGCTCATGCACACAGCTCCCAGAAGCCCGACGGTGCTGAAGGAGCAGGAGCAGGAGCAGGGCAGGAAGGCCATAGCCAGCGGCAGCAGCATTAACAGCAGACTGCCGAACACCAGATGCATGGCTTTGTCGCGCATGGCCTTCGTCTGACACAGACTTTCCTTTACCACCGCACACGCCTCTGTGACCACGTCCATCTGCTCTGATACAGCAGGTGCTGGAGGAAGAAAGAGTAATACAGAATAAAAATTAGTTCTACCTATTCTTTTCAAATGCAATTTATGTCTGTGATCAAatctcaattttcagcatcattactcattcttcagtgtcacatgatctttcagatatcatactaatttgctgatttgctgtttaagaaacatatagggatgcaccaaaatgaaaattcatggctgaagccgaagccgaacaaaattaaacactgggccgattACCAAACACAGTTTTTCCCGCTGTGCATTTTGCcagtttttttcaccattgcataaattaaatagccaaaacgtgctttttacagttttgtcttgcttttcaaaaaacatttttaacattctaatagacattatagcctatcaacatagcacaatttaacttaaaattaataagttagtaaaataatattatttggccatttttaagacccccttcttgaatcaggcatgggtttttaatgtacaaataaatgcagccttgctgagcaaaggagaatgttataataaatgtattaatagagctgtataatgattgttattatttttgtcttacttttttattttgttttacagaacaacagtaaaattacaatgctaacatttatgaattttgacttttatattgACGGAAATCTGCAGGAaaacctcagtactactttttgctgacagcagcagatttatgaacgattctcattacgctgtttcagcgcagattttcctGGAGCTTTGGACTTTGAATCCTGGCTGAGGAGCTCACGCAGCGCTGTCAGGAACAAATACAATTTGTTCATGTATTAGACAATataatgttctgtagtttatttactaatggtttaaggccatttcacgatttcagtcatcatacagtaaccagcaacaaccacccctttctcttctcatggaagacatgcgatgtgatactaaacagtctggcgctgtcggtgcttgtaatgatttttgcgtctttctcagacggttttaaatgcttccacactgccaacatgtttgctgcattagtgcgcacctctatttgatcacgtcacgtcATCGTTTGGTTTCATTTATTCGGCCTCTTTGCTTATTCGgttttcggttgccgaacatttgaTGCATCCctaatttcttatttttatcagtgttgaaaatagttgtactgcttaatatttttgtggaaactgtgatacatacAATACATGTTCAGAATTTGAAGGAAGGATGGGTCGTTCTTATCTATCACAAACACACTCCCCAAACCTACTGTACATACCATAACACTCATAACAATCACATATCTGGTATTCTGTAGTTAGTCCAGTATTCCAATTTTCCCACATTCTTTTTGCCAACTGAAGCAAAATATGAATCTAaattagggttgggtatcgtttgggtTTTTTTCGATACCGGTACCAAATCGATACTTTTAAAACGGTACCGGTGCCAAAACGGTGCCTGAAtcgatactttaaaaaaaaagccacaaaatggtggatgacacaagaacgtctttttattggacaaaaaagttctttaaaatgaaaaatgtattaaaagtttaaagtatacattaatatttaagtaaatacaaaacacaacaacaataaaacctaacccaactacaataatttaacagcttCAAATTTCAGCAATTCTTTTGCAGAAATATTACCATATTTGCCTTCTCTGGCAAAATAGGACACCTCTCCTGACTTATTGCATGTCCTGATATGACTAGGGCAGGGGgcagggttgtggctagaagcagtgttgtttttgacaaccatcttagatttagtcttagtcttagtcttttggactaaaatgcttcttagttttagtcaaattttagtcacttctatatgtgatagttttagtccaattttagtcgacgaaaagtcaaaaaggttttagtctagttttagtcgacgaaaagtcaaaaaggttttagtctagttttagtcaaaaaaagggaaaaaggtagtcttttaacaaattaatgtaggtcagtaagtattttgctgttgggtagtgtcacttataagttctgaaaatagcagatctatagttcaacacaatgtgagcttccggatcgactattttcaccaataattacaataatgaaggaatgttttaaaacataaaagacaaacaaggatggaatgctaaaacggcttgccatactagtatagcaaagagtatttaatgctaaaacggcttgccatagcgtcagatactttttaagttttaattggcatgcacaataagcggaaatgtcatgcattttaaacgtctgacggaccacccactaacattttcggctattctcgtctcgtcaacgaaaactcacacacgtctcgtcatgttttagtcatgaacgagccatttttatctcgtcatcgtctcgttatcgtcatgaaaaaaagtggcgtcaacgaaatgatttcatcatcgtcatcgttgacgaaaacaacactggctagaagggatacagctccgaccggaaactaacaatgaaattaattgttctacctaaaagattgtgtttttttttttttgacatctacacctaccccaaacctaaacttagcccttactataacacaaaaacagtattattgttatacagtgtgataaaaatgacgttagactgatgtgcgcatgcccagtggtCAGATCTGTCTCCCTTCTAGTCTAAACCAGGGGGCAGaggggggatgcttttgaaaacattttttctcTTGCTATAGGTGGGAGGTTAAACAAATTGTTAGTGTAATTTGTTACATGTcacgtcatgaaatgtttttaatacgaaaACTGActaatgtgatcacaatttcataaaaaatattgtaagttaggcctattaattgtaatgctttcatttcaaacaacgaataaattatatagagaaagtgagcaaagtatAAACAGAACTTTCTTACCGAACCCAACATAACTATAAAGTCATAACCCTAAACGTAACTTTGATTATTGACTGGAAAATATAAAAGTTATATTAAAACTAAAGAACTATAAAAGTTGCACGTGgggtagttcactcaaaaatgaaaattctctaattaattactaaccctcatgtcgttccaaacgcgtaagtctttcatcttcagaacacaaattaagatatttttgatgatatctgagagctttctgactctgcatagacagcaacgcaactgacacgttcaaggacgTGGTTCAATCGCAATgtcatgaagctatgagaatactttctgtgcacaaagaaaacaaaaataacaatatcaaaatctcacgatgcatgaaagctcttggatttcatcaaaaatatcttcatttgtgttccgaagatgaatgatggtcttacaggtttggaacgacatgagagtgagaaattaatgacagaattttcatttttgggtgaactatctctttaagagctGTCATGAGAAAGTGTTGGTAATGTGTATATGAACTGCATTATAGCAGGGTGTCATTTGTTATACTGATGGGAAATGTTTGCTTGTGCTGCCATACTGGTATCTGAATACTCACTGTATCCTAATGCATGCTGTCTGCTGTCCTCTGAGCGCAGCAAGGCCAGTTCAGCAGTCAGAGCCTCGTGGTCAGAATATGGAAAGGGTTTATCAGCCACTGAGCCCTTGGTGGTGGACAGAGACTCGCATTTCATGCTCACTCTCTGAGAGCCCTACACAAGAAAAATAgcataaaatagtaaaaatagtaatagtcTTTCTGGGCCGAAGACACACTTTCAGGacttttcaaagtttttttttcgatCATGGCTCTTCATGGTCAAAATGATggtcctgaagggtggaactcctttTATGGGCATTTCACCCGGAAAAAGCCCATCAACGCGCTTCATTCAGCTGCACGGGACTCACTCGGGAAGAATGTCTCTAAtgaagtgtggttttggttgtaaggcaaagataacATTGCTCAGCTTCCCAAAGAACCCAGCGTTATGTGAACAGTGGACGATCCAGTTTCTTTTTCCAGGGCAGAAActgagttttgcaagtgtgtttgttgacaacgttttataaacaaggcccggTTCGATGTTGGATTTGCACATCGTACCAAGGTTATTTTCGTcaagaaaactaaaactaaaactaagacaAAAGCAattgatcagaaaacattttcgtaaactgaaataaattaaaacatcaaaatatatgAAAAACTAATATGAAATGAAACTAACAGCTTTTATTGAAAAActgactgaaataaaataataattatcaaaactaaataatcgttttcgtaatCATTATGTTGTCACCCCCTGGTGGAAAAATAATgaagactgcgacctgaacagcACCCGCATTAAATCTAGTCTACTGCATCAGTTCTagccaaaattatttatttttatgccacacaagcaatcaaaccaatatactagagctgattaatcactgaaaaattaagatttaaacattattattattattacttataagtggtctttgtatgctttaagtaaagtgacaagatatgagacttataatatgttaaaCTATGAGGAGGTAACTGAAGTGAATGCAATGTGTTCAATGTGTTCAATGtataatcatactcttaaaagctgaaaagatgatacaacatattataaggttttttataatgcattatgcattcattataatgccttaagaataccattataatgtattataaatacgggcttcatagaaagtgttaccaactgATTCCTAAGTTTTCCCCTTTTGTATAGATAGTAATGAATGTGAAAAACTGTAACAAAGCAACTGCTTTgatattatttgattttttacaTTCAGAATATTTTTTCCATAAGACATTATGTAGAAATGTTACAAATTTCTCTCTTATTCTTTTTTGTACTGGGCAaggttttgaaaacagtatgtaaacaTTTGCAAATTGGCTTGTTTACTGCATAAAGTTTTGGTGGTGTTTGTGTCGAAGTGTTAAAAGAATGAATGCAATTTGACAGATGTCGTcaatgaatgcattttgtgccaaagcaATGATAATTGATCCACAGTTTAGCCCACAAAGACTGATGTTGTGCTTGCTGTGTGAATAGTTTTGAAAAAGTATTGAGAAAAGCGTCCTAGATATTGTAAAAAattgaaactaaaaaaaaaccaaaaagcaGTATGAAAACGTAtacatacactactgttaaaaagttaggtgtttgataaaaaaaatagcaaaaaaactaatattttgaaatattattaaaatttaaaatacctgttttctattgtaatatatgttaaacattttatttattcctgtgatgcaaaactgaattttagcatcattactccagtcttcagtgtcacatgatcctacagaaatcattctaatatgctgatttgattctcaagaaacatgtattattgtCAATGTcgaaaacagttgagctgctttCTTCTGAGCTCATTTTACCTTCATAAGAATGTAGTCAATCCTGATGCCCTTCTCAAAAGGAATAAGGTCTTGCTTCTTTGTGAAGTGATTGTTTGCTATTAGCGTGTGACCGTCTTCACAGCCCTGCCGAGAGCAAAACAAAGTGACTGGATTGGAATACAAACAGGATACACGAACCAACTGAATAAGCATGTAAAGGGAAGTGTGCTCACATCAAACGTGTCTGTTTCAGTATAGCAGTCTCTGAGCCCGGTGTGAGATCTGAAAAGACGGTTTCCCAAGTCCTGAGGGTGCATGTTCAGATCTCCTCCCAGAACCACCAGGTCTGCTCCACAGGACGTGTGACTAAAGAGGCCATACTGTATGAGTTTACTAAAAGTACATGACCTCTTTTCTTTAGAATACACTTACGCAACACACTTTCTCTTACCGGACGAACTGCAGCAGTTCCCACGACTGCACTATTCTGTGGGGCAGGTATTCATCTTGAGCCCTGGAGTACTCTGCATGTAACTGAGAGAAAAAACAGTTTCATTTCTGAAGGTGCATCATCTCCGGTTACTCATAAATAAACACGGGTGAACATGAAGTACACAC
This window encodes:
- the smpd2a gene encoding sphingomyelin phosphodiesterase 2a, whose amino-acid sequence is MATERPAKLRVFSLNCWGIRFFSKLCTERYEMIGELLDREQHDIALLQEVWSEQDFLFLKRKLSSSYPHTHYFKSGVIGSGLAVFSRHRIQDALLHRYSLNGYPYMLRHGDWFGGKAVGLVIVDVLGLKAHVYVTHLHAEYSRAQDEYLPHRIVQSWELLQFVRHTSCGADLVVLGGDLNMHPQDLGNRLFRSHTGLRDCYTETDTFDGCEDGHTLIANNHFTKKQDLIPFEKGIRIDYILMKGSQRVSMKCESLSTTKGSVADKPFPYSDHEALTAELALLRSEDSRQHALGYTPAVSEQMDVVTEACAVVKESLCQTKAMRDKAMHLVFGSLLLMLLPLAMAFLPCSCSCSFSTVGLLGAVCMSLLLSGVLLYLLFTTHIKVLKETEDQMMLTSNDLQTKLTECQPSGSSSPDGSSELQPRSPFKREE